A region of Streptomyces paludis DNA encodes the following proteins:
- a CDS encoding ABC transporter permease has product MTAPIETTGSAAQAQPEAVLEGAGGKQIEGRSLGRIAWTRFKRDKVALTGAVIVLLLILVAVLSKPIQAVFGLDPNAFNQDLVDPQLLAPKGSFGGISWDHPLGVEPQTGRDILARIIEGSWVSLVVAAGSTMLSVVIGVVMGVVAGFYGGWVDSAISRMMDTFLAFPLLLFAISISASLQGSAFGLSGLSLRIAVLIFVIGFFSWPYIGRIVRAQTLSLREREFVEAARSLGARGPFILFRELLPNLIAPILVYATLLIPTNILFEASLSFLGVGIAPPQASWGGMLSTAVDLYEVDPMFMIIPGMAIFITVLAFNLLGDGLRDALDPRGK; this is encoded by the coding sequence ATGACGGCACCTATCGAGACCACCGGGTCGGCGGCGCAGGCGCAGCCGGAAGCGGTGCTGGAGGGCGCCGGGGGCAAGCAGATCGAGGGCCGTTCGCTCGGCCGGATCGCGTGGACGCGTTTCAAACGCGACAAAGTCGCGCTCACCGGCGCGGTGATCGTGCTGCTCCTGATCCTTGTCGCCGTCCTGTCCAAGCCGATCCAGGCGGTCTTCGGGCTCGACCCCAATGCCTTCAACCAGGACCTCGTCGACCCCCAGCTGCTCGCTCCCAAGGGCAGCTTCGGCGGCATCAGCTGGGACCACCCGCTCGGTGTCGAGCCGCAGACCGGACGCGACATCCTGGCCCGCATCATCGAGGGCTCCTGGGTCTCCCTGGTCGTCGCGGCCGGTTCGACGATGCTCTCCGTCGTCATCGGCGTGGTGATGGGTGTGGTGGCCGGGTTCTACGGTGGCTGGGTCGACAGCGCGATCAGCCGCATGATGGACACCTTCCTCGCCTTCCCGCTGCTCCTCTTCGCGATCTCGATCTCGGCGTCGCTCCAGGGCAGCGCGTTCGGCCTCTCCGGGCTCTCGCTCCGGATCGCCGTACTGATCTTCGTCATCGGCTTCTTCAGCTGGCCGTACATCGGACGCATCGTCCGCGCGCAGACACTCAGCCTGCGGGAACGGGAGTTCGTGGAGGCCGCCCGGTCGCTGGGCGCCCGCGGCCCGTTCATCCTGTTCCGGGAGCTGCTGCCGAACCTGATCGCGCCGATCCTCGTCTACGCGACGCTGCTGATCCCGACCAACATCCTCTTCGAGGCGTCCCTGAGCTTCCTGGGCGTCGGTATCGCCCCGCCGCAGGCGTCGTGGGGCGGGATGCTGTCCACCGCGGTGGACCTCTACGAGGTCGACCCGATGTTCATGATCATTCCCGGCATGGCGATCTTCATCACCGTGCTGGCCTTCAATCTGCTGGGGGACGGGCTGCGCGACGCACTCGACCCCCGTGGCAAGTAA
- a CDS encoding ABC transporter permease — translation MAAYIIRRVFAAVLLLLVVSAVTFAIFFLVPRLGGQTTDSLAAQYVGKGADPDAIAAIKANLGLDQPLYLQYWHFIKAIVVGAEYNFGPNPSVCNAPCFGYSFKTHVEVWPEIVQRIPVTLSLALGAAFLWVISGVAIGVLSALKRGSIFDRVAMAVALAGVSLPMFFTGLAAMALFVTNWQIWPSINFVPFSESPVEWASNLILPWCTLAFLYSALYARLTRAGMLETMGEDYIRTARAKGLRERKVVVRHGLRAALTPLVTIFGMDFGLLLGGAVITESVFSFQGMGKYAITGVQSSDLPIVMGVTLVAAFFIVFCNLLVDLVYAAIDPRVRLS, via the coding sequence GTGGCTGCGTACATCATCCGACGCGTCTTCGCCGCGGTGTTGCTGCTGCTGGTGGTCAGCGCAGTCACGTTCGCGATCTTCTTCCTGGTGCCCCGCCTCGGCGGGCAGACAACCGACTCCCTGGCCGCCCAGTACGTGGGCAAGGGCGCCGACCCCGACGCCATCGCCGCGATCAAGGCGAACCTCGGGCTCGACCAGCCCCTCTACCTCCAGTACTGGCACTTCATCAAGGCCATCGTGGTCGGCGCCGAGTACAACTTCGGCCCCAACCCCTCGGTCTGCAACGCGCCGTGCTTCGGCTACTCGTTCAAGACCCATGTCGAGGTCTGGCCCGAGATCGTCCAGCGCATCCCGGTGACCCTGTCGCTGGCCCTCGGCGCGGCGTTCCTCTGGGTCATCTCCGGTGTCGCGATCGGTGTGCTCTCCGCGCTCAAGCGGGGCTCGATCTTCGACCGCGTGGCCATGGCCGTCGCCCTGGCCGGTGTCTCCCTGCCGATGTTCTTCACTGGCCTGGCCGCCATGGCGCTGTTCGTCACGAACTGGCAGATCTGGCCGAGCATCAACTTCGTGCCGTTCTCCGAGAGTCCCGTTGAGTGGGCGTCGAACCTCATCCTTCCCTGGTGCACCCTCGCCTTCCTCTACTCGGCCCTCTACGCCCGGCTCACCCGAGCCGGAATGCTGGAGACCATGGGCGAGGACTACATCAGAACCGCGCGCGCCAAGGGCCTGCGGGAGCGCAAGGTGGTCGTACGGCACGGTCTGCGCGCCGCGCTGACCCCGCTCGTCACGATCTTCGGCATGGACTTCGGGCTGCTGCTCGGCGGCGCCGTCATCACTGAGAGCGTCTTCTCCTTCCAGGGCATGGGCAAGTACGCCATCACCGGCGTACAGAGCAGCGACCTGCCCATCGTGATGGGTGTGACGCTGGTGGCCGCCTTCTTCATCGTCTTCTGCAATCTGCTGGTGGACCTCGTGTACGCCGCGATCGACCCCCGGGTGAGGCTCTCATGA
- a CDS encoding enhanced serine sensitivity protein SseB C-terminal domain-containing protein, with amino-acid sequence MSASGTAAAGQVEHMLRQVTPGRYDAYEALLRALAEDSVWMLLWHGAAGSPDAQYGNMEVDGLGYAPCVTSAQELSASGWTRAHEVVTGHDIARALYPDRWGIWLNPHAPGGGVGIPWLDLRRIATGLDRMPAGPLRLSEPAVPLPQFYALLTQNAHRTAAVRSLRRTWVQPALGAPYLAIGLDLYDTSPASVESVQAMMRQSVTAVPDGLPVSTVAMSDEYDPVTMWLRANSRPFYDREAHAAPAAPAGGPGYGYPPPGPRGY; translated from the coding sequence GTGAGCGCGTCAGGCACCGCGGCGGCCGGGCAGGTCGAGCACATGCTGCGCCAGGTGACGCCCGGACGGTACGACGCGTACGAGGCGCTGCTGCGGGCCCTCGCCGAGGACAGCGTCTGGATGCTGCTCTGGCACGGCGCGGCCGGTTCACCCGACGCGCAGTACGGCAACATGGAGGTCGACGGCCTCGGCTACGCCCCCTGTGTCACCTCCGCGCAGGAGCTGTCCGCCAGCGGCTGGACCCGCGCCCACGAGGTCGTCACGGGACATGACATCGCCCGCGCCCTCTACCCCGACCGCTGGGGAATCTGGCTGAATCCGCATGCTCCCGGTGGCGGTGTCGGCATCCCCTGGCTCGATCTGCGCCGGATCGCCACCGGCCTCGACCGGATGCCCGCGGGACCCCTCCGGCTCTCCGAACCCGCCGTACCGCTCCCGCAGTTCTACGCCCTGCTCACGCAGAACGCGCACCGGACCGCGGCCGTCCGCTCGCTGCGCCGCACCTGGGTGCAGCCCGCGCTCGGCGCGCCGTATCTCGCGATCGGGCTCGATCTGTACGACACGAGCCCGGCCTCCGTCGAGTCCGTGCAGGCGATGATGCGCCAGTCGGTCACCGCCGTGCCGGACGGGCTGCCGGTCTCCACCGTCGCGATGTCGGACGAGTACGACCCGGTAACGATGTGGCTGCGCGCCAACTCCCGTCCGTTCTACGACCGTGAGGCCCACGCGGCGCCCGCGGCACCCGCCGGGGGACCCGGATACGGCTATCCGCCGCCCGGTCCGCGCGGCTACTGA
- a CDS encoding AAA family ATPase: protein MTALSTGPYAPVWLEQIPAVRDLRGPGGHPPGSLVFAAGDVVVVSGLPGSGKSTLIRRAAGGRGIDSQDVRDRWAALVPPGLPYAVYRPLVRIAHYAGLWRVLRSGASAVVHDCGTQSWVRGWLARETRRRGRLLHLLVLDVTPEVARAGQRERGRGVSRYAFARHRRAVRRLLAAAGTGLPPVGCSSAVLLDRESAGALRAILFPGVPGIALPAQPGAPVDAPAVVHGP, encoded by the coding sequence ATGACGGCGCTGAGTACGGGACCGTACGCGCCCGTATGGCTGGAGCAGATTCCGGCCGTACGGGACTTACGCGGCCCGGGCGGGCATCCGCCGGGATCCCTGGTCTTCGCCGCCGGGGACGTCGTGGTCGTCTCCGGGCTGCCCGGCAGCGGCAAATCCACCCTGATCCGGCGCGCCGCCGGCGGCCGGGGCATCGACTCCCAGGACGTCAGGGACCGCTGGGCCGCCCTCGTCCCGCCCGGACTGCCGTACGCCGTCTACCGCCCGCTCGTCCGGATCGCGCACTACGCGGGCCTCTGGCGCGTGCTGCGCTCCGGCGCGAGCGCCGTCGTCCACGACTGCGGGACACAGAGCTGGGTCCGGGGGTGGCTGGCCCGTGAGACCCGGCGGCGTGGCCGGCTGCTCCATCTCCTCGTCCTCGACGTCACACCGGAGGTCGCCCGGGCCGGCCAGCGCGAGCGCGGACGCGGCGTCTCGCGGTACGCGTTCGCCCGGCACCGCCGCGCGGTCCGCCGGCTGCTCGCCGCCGCCGGGACGGGCCTGCCGCCGGTCGGCTGCTCCTCCGCCGTCCTGCTGGACCGGGAGTCCGCCGGGGCGCTGCGGGCGATCCTCTTCCCCGGTGTCCCCGGCATCGCGCTCCCCGCGCAGCCGGGGGCGCCGGTGGATGCCCCGGCGGTGGTCCACGGGCCGTGA
- the gcvH gene encoding glycine cleavage system protein GcvH gives MSNPQQLRYSKEHEWLTTAEDGVSTVGITEYAANALGDVVFAQLPEVGDQVTAGETCGELESTKSVSDLYSPVTGEVTEANQDVVNDPSLVNSAPYEGGWLFKVRVAEEPKDLLSADEYKEFSGN, from the coding sequence ATGAGCAACCCCCAGCAGCTGCGGTACAGCAAGGAGCACGAGTGGCTGACGACCGCCGAGGACGGCGTGTCGACGGTCGGTATCACGGAGTACGCGGCGAACGCCCTCGGCGATGTCGTGTTCGCCCAGCTCCCCGAGGTCGGTGATCAGGTGACGGCGGGCGAGACCTGTGGAGAGCTGGAGTCCACCAAGTCCGTCAGCGATCTGTACTCCCCCGTGACCGGTGAGGTCACCGAGGCGAACCAGGACGTCGTGAACGACCCGTCGCTGGTGAATTCCGCTCCGTACGAGGGCGGCTGGCTGTTCAAGGTGCGCGTCGCGGAGGAGCCGAAGGATCTGCTCTCCGCCGACGAGTACAAAGAGTTCTCCGGCAACTGA
- the gcvT gene encoding glycine cleavage system aminomethyltransferase GcvT: MSHAPRLTALDAVHRALGATMTDFAGWDMPLRYGSERDEHQAVRNRAGLFDLSHMGEIAVTGPAAADLLDYALVGDIGAVAVGRARYTMICREDGGILDDLIVYRLGADEYLVVANASNARTVLDTLSARSEGFDADVRDDRDAYALLAVQGPESPGILKAVTDADLDGLKYYAGLPGTVAGVPALIARTGYTGEDGFELFVEPRYAERLWQALTEAGAGVGLVPCGLSCRDTLRLEAGMPLYGNELSTALTPFDAGLGRVVKFGKTSNGGDFVGRTALAAAAERAASAPPRKLVGLIAEGRRVPRAGYPVVADGVTVGEVTSGAPSPTLGRPLAMAYVDAAYAEPGTKGVGVDIRGTHEPYEVVALPFYKRRK; this comes from the coding sequence ATGAGCCATGCCCCCCGACTCACCGCCCTCGACGCCGTACACCGCGCGCTGGGCGCGACCATGACCGACTTCGCGGGCTGGGACATGCCGCTGCGGTACGGCAGCGAGCGCGACGAGCACCAGGCCGTCCGTAACCGCGCCGGACTCTTCGACCTCTCCCACATGGGCGAGATCGCGGTGACGGGCCCGGCCGCCGCCGACCTCCTCGACTACGCGCTGGTCGGCGACATCGGCGCCGTCGCCGTCGGCCGCGCCCGCTACACCATGATCTGCCGCGAGGACGGCGGAATCCTGGACGACCTGATCGTCTACCGCCTCGGCGCGGACGAGTACCTGGTCGTCGCCAACGCCTCCAACGCCCGGACCGTGCTGGACACCCTGAGCGCCCGCTCGGAGGGGTTCGACGCGGATGTACGGGACGACCGCGACGCGTACGCGCTGCTGGCCGTCCAGGGTCCGGAGTCGCCCGGCATCCTGAAGGCGGTGACCGACGCCGATCTGGACGGGCTCAAGTACTACGCGGGCCTGCCCGGCACCGTCGCCGGGGTGCCGGCCCTCATCGCGCGCACCGGCTACACGGGCGAGGACGGCTTCGAGCTGTTCGTGGAGCCCCGCTACGCGGAGCGGCTCTGGCAGGCGCTGACCGAGGCCGGCGCGGGCGTCGGCCTGGTGCCGTGCGGGCTGTCCTGCCGGGACACCCTGCGGCTGGAGGCCGGGATGCCGCTGTACGGGAACGAGCTGTCCACCGCGCTGACCCCGTTCGACGCGGGCCTGGGCCGGGTCGTGAAGTTCGGCAAGACGTCCAACGGCGGCGACTTCGTCGGGCGTACGGCCCTGGCGGCGGCGGCCGAGCGCGCCGCGAGCGCCCCGCCGCGCAAGCTGGTCGGCCTGATCGCGGAGGGCCGCCGGGTCCCGCGCGCCGGGTATCCGGTGGTCGCGGACGGGGTGACCGTGGGCGAGGTCACCTCCGGCGCCCCGTCGCCGACCCTGGGGCGGCCCCTCGCCATGGCGTATGTCGACGCCGCGTACGCCGAGCCGGGCACCAAGGGCGTCGGCGTGGACATCCGGGGCACGCACGAGCCGTACGAGGTCGTGGCGCTGCCGTTCTACAAGCGTCGAAAGTGA
- a CDS encoding ABC transporter ATP-binding protein — protein MTEPILKVTDLKKHFPITKGVLKRKVGAVQAVDGLSFDVRPGETLGVVGESGCGKSTMGRLITRLLEPTGGKVEFQGQDITHMSAGALRPLRRDIQMIFQDPYGSLNPRHTIGGIVSTPFKLQGIEPEGGVKKEVQRLLELVGLSPEHFNRYPHEFSGGQRQRIGIARALALNPKLVVADEPVSALDVSIQAQVVNLLDDLQDELGLTYVIIAHDLSVIRHVSDRIAVMYLGKIVELADRSSLYESPKHPYTKALLSAVPVPDPSRRGGKSDRILLKGDVPSPISPPSGCRFHTRCWKATEICAKQDPPLIQLGQGHQVACHHPENAEDQQPQDTVLLVAPAKAAVPAPAKAPEVAAEVAVEVAEPAEAAGDSTGEKKP, from the coding sequence GTGACTGAACCGATCCTGAAGGTCACCGACCTGAAAAAGCACTTCCCGATCACCAAAGGGGTGCTGAAACGCAAGGTCGGCGCGGTCCAGGCCGTCGACGGGCTGTCCTTCGACGTACGGCCCGGGGAGACCCTCGGTGTCGTCGGCGAGTCGGGCTGCGGCAAGTCGACCATGGGGCGGCTCATCACGCGACTGCTCGAACCGACCGGCGGCAAGGTCGAGTTCCAGGGCCAGGACATCACCCACATGTCCGCCGGCGCGCTGCGTCCGCTGCGCCGCGACATCCAGATGATCTTCCAGGACCCGTACGGTTCGCTGAACCCGCGCCACACCATCGGCGGGATCGTCTCCACCCCCTTCAAGCTCCAGGGCATCGAGCCCGAGGGCGGTGTGAAGAAGGAGGTGCAGCGGCTGCTGGAGCTGGTGGGCCTCAGCCCCGAGCACTTCAACCGCTATCCGCACGAGTTCTCCGGCGGTCAGCGCCAGCGCATCGGCATCGCGCGGGCGCTCGCCCTCAACCCGAAGCTGGTCGTGGCCGACGAGCCGGTCTCGGCGCTGGACGTGTCGATCCAGGCGCAGGTGGTGAACCTGCTGGACGACCTCCAGGACGAGCTGGGCCTGACGTACGTGATCATCGCGCATGACCTCTCGGTCATCCGCCATGTCTCGGACCGGATCGCCGTGATGTACCTCGGCAAGATCGTCGAACTGGCGGACCGCTCCTCGCTGTACGAGTCGCCGAAGCACCCGTACACCAAGGCGCTGCTGTCGGCGGTGCCGGTGCCGGACCCGAGCCGGCGCGGCGGCAAGAGCGACCGGATCCTGCTCAAGGGCGATGTGCCGTCGCCGATCTCGCCGCCGAGCGGCTGCCGGTTCCACACCCGGTGCTGGAAGGCGACGGAGATCTGCGCGAAGCAGGACCCGCCGCTGATCCAGCTCGGGCAGGGGCACCAGGTGGCGTGCCACCACCCGGAGAACGCGGAGGACCAGCAGCCGCAGGACACGGTGCTGCTGGTGGCTCCGGCGAAGGCGGCGGTTCCGGCTCCGGCGAAGGCGCCGGAGGTTGCTGCTGAGGTGGCTGTTGAGGTGGCTGAGCCGGCTGAGGCTGCCGGCGACTCCACCGGCGAGAAGAAGCCGTAG
- a CDS encoding ABC transporter ATP-binding protein, which yields MSDASKKFLSVRDLRIHFDTDDGLVKSVDGVSFDLEAGKTLGIVGESGSGKSVTSLGIMGLHNSERARISGEIWLDGEELIGAGTERVRQLRGHKMAMIFQDPLSALHPYYSIGAQIVEAYRVHNAVDKKTAKKRAVEMLDRVGIPEPARRYNDYPHQFSGGMRQRAMIAMSLVNNPELLIADEPTTALDVTVQAQILDLIRDLQKEFHSAVVIITHDLGVVAEIADELLVMYAGRCIERGTSEKVFYQPQHPYTWGLLGSMPRIDREQTERLVPVKGTPPSLINVPSGCAFNPRCPYADVPKDNLTRTERPNLREITDGHFSACHMSKAEREKIWTEEIAPKL from the coding sequence ATGAGCGACGCGAGCAAGAAGTTCCTCTCCGTACGGGACCTGCGCATCCACTTCGACACCGACGACGGCCTGGTCAAGTCCGTCGACGGGGTCAGCTTCGACCTCGAAGCGGGCAAGACCCTCGGTATCGTCGGCGAGTCCGGCTCGGGGAAGTCCGTGACCTCCCTGGGCATCATGGGGCTGCACAACTCCGAGCGGGCCCGGATCTCCGGCGAGATCTGGCTGGACGGCGAGGAGCTGATCGGCGCCGGCACGGAGCGGGTGCGCCAGCTGCGCGGCCACAAGATGGCGATGATCTTCCAGGACCCGCTGTCCGCCCTGCACCCGTACTACAGCATCGGCGCGCAGATCGTGGAGGCGTACCGCGTCCACAACGCCGTCGACAAGAAGACGGCCAAGAAGCGCGCCGTCGAGATGCTCGACCGGGTCGGCATCCCCGAGCCCGCGCGCCGCTACAACGACTACCCGCACCAGTTCTCCGGCGGGATGCGCCAGCGCGCGATGATCGCGATGTCGCTGGTCAACAACCCCGAGCTGCTGATCGCGGACGAGCCGACGACCGCCCTGGACGTCACCGTCCAGGCGCAGATCCTCGACCTCATCCGCGACCTCCAGAAGGAGTTCCACTCGGCGGTCGTCATCATCACCCACGACCTGGGCGTCGTCGCCGAGATCGCGGACGAACTGCTGGTGATGTACGCCGGGCGCTGCATCGAGCGCGGCACCTCCGAGAAGGTCTTCTACCAGCCGCAGCACCCGTACACCTGGGGCCTGCTCGGCTCGATGCCCCGGATCGACCGGGAGCAGACCGAGCGGCTCGTCCCGGTCAAGGGAACTCCGCCCAGCCTGATCAACGTCCCGTCCGGCTGCGCCTTCAACCCGCGCTGCCCGTACGCCGACGTACCCAAGGACAACCTCACCCGCACCGAGCGTCCCAATCTGCGGGAGATCACCGACGGGCACTTCTCCGCCTGCCACATGTCCAAGGCGGAGCGGGAAAAGATCTGGACCGAAGAGATTGCGCCGAAGCTGTGA
- a CDS encoding ABC transporter substrate-binding protein gives MNSRKTASAIAVTLAVALGATACGNSDNKSDGDKNGTTSTAKADAGLSSIVNASTKKGGTVTYEHSSGPDSLDPGNTYYGWVQNFSRLYGRSLVSFNPAPGKKGLEVVPDLATSLGKASADAKTWTYTLRKGVKFEDGTEVTSKDVKYAIERSNFAPEALSNGPTYFKSYLDGGDKYKGPYKDKSKGGLKSIETPDDYTITFKLNKPFADMDYLAAFSQTAPVPQKADKGAEYVQKIISSGPYKFSAYSESRGATLVRNPEWDAATDPIRKALPDKIELKFNINATTVDDHLLNDTITADIAGTGLQSKTQPKVLVKAAEKAKTDNPYAGATQYLAINVNVAPFNKPDCRKAVQYAVDKAGMVDAIGGAVKGEPATTLIPPSVAGYKKFDLYPSAGNKGDAAKSKEALKACGKPDGFSTVLTARTDRPDEVLAATQLQESLKKVGINAEIKTFPASKYFTDFAGSPEWVHKNKAGLMMMAWGADWPTGYGFLDQIVNGAAIKPSGGTNLMELNDPKINKALTDGIGTIDATERGKIWGDVDEMVAENASVVPLFYKKNLLYRPDSATNVTVAESYLGMYDYVLMSSSK, from the coding sequence GTGAACAGCAGGAAGACAGCATCGGCGATCGCCGTCACGCTGGCGGTGGCGCTGGGCGCGACCGCTTGTGGCAACAGCGACAACAAGAGCGACGGCGACAAGAACGGCACGACCAGCACCGCGAAGGCCGACGCCGGTCTCAGCAGCATCGTCAACGCGAGCACCAAGAAGGGGGGGACGGTCACGTACGAGCACTCCAGTGGCCCGGACTCCCTGGACCCGGGCAACACGTACTACGGCTGGGTGCAGAACTTCTCCCGCCTGTACGGCCGTTCGCTCGTCTCGTTCAACCCGGCCCCCGGCAAGAAGGGTCTTGAGGTCGTCCCCGACCTGGCCACCTCGCTCGGCAAGGCCAGCGCGGACGCCAAGACCTGGACGTACACGCTCCGCAAGGGCGTCAAGTTCGAGGACGGCACCGAGGTCACCTCCAAGGACGTCAAGTACGCCATCGAGCGCTCCAACTTCGCGCCGGAGGCCCTGTCCAACGGCCCGACGTACTTCAAGTCGTACCTGGACGGTGGCGACAAGTACAAGGGTCCGTACAAGGACAAGTCCAAGGGCGGTCTCAAGTCCATCGAGACCCCGGACGACTACACGATCACCTTCAAGCTGAACAAGCCGTTCGCGGACATGGACTACCTGGCCGCGTTCTCGCAGACCGCGCCGGTCCCGCAGAAGGCCGACAAGGGCGCCGAGTACGTCCAGAAGATCATCTCTTCCGGCCCGTACAAGTTCTCCGCGTACAGCGAGAGCCGCGGCGCGACCCTGGTCCGCAACCCCGAGTGGGACGCGGCCACGGACCCGATCCGCAAGGCGCTGCCGGACAAGATCGAGCTGAAGTTCAACATCAACGCGACGACCGTTGACGATCACCTGCTCAACGACACGATCACCGCGGACATCGCCGGTACCGGTCTCCAGTCGAAGACCCAGCCGAAGGTGCTCGTCAAGGCCGCCGAGAAGGCCAAGACGGACAACCCGTACGCGGGTGCCACCCAGTACCTGGCGATCAACGTCAACGTCGCGCCGTTCAACAAGCCCGACTGCCGCAAGGCCGTGCAGTACGCGGTGGACAAGGCCGGCATGGTCGACGCCATCGGCGGTGCGGTCAAGGGCGAGCCGGCCACCACGCTGATCCCGCCGTCGGTCGCCGGTTACAAGAAGTTCGACCTGTACCCGTCCGCCGGCAACAAGGGTGACGCGGCCAAGTCGAAGGAAGCCCTCAAGGCGTGTGGCAAGCCGGACGGCTTCTCCACCGTGCTGACCGCGCGCACCGACCGTCCCGACGAGGTCCTCGCCGCCACGCAGCTCCAGGAGAGCCTGAAGAAGGTCGGCATCAACGCCGAGATCAAGACCTTCCCGGCCAGCAAGTACTTCACGGACTTCGCCGGTTCGCCGGAGTGGGTCCACAAGAACAAGGCCGGCCTCATGATGATGGCCTGGGGTGCCGACTGGCCGACCGGCTACGGCTTCCTCGACCAGATCGTGAACGGTGCGGCGATCAAGCCGTCCGGTGGCACGAACCTGATGGAGCTGAACGACCCGAAGATCAACAAGGCGCTCACGGACGGCATCGGCACCATCGACGCCACCGAGCGCGGCAAGATCTGGGGTGACGTCGACGAGATGGTCGCCGAGAACGCCTCGGTCGTCCCGCTCTTCTACAAGAAGAACCTGCTCTACCGCCCGGACTCCGCGACCAACGTCACGGTGGCCGAGTCCTACCTCGGCATGTACGACTACGTGCTGATGAGTTCCTCGAAGTAA
- a CDS encoding enhanced serine sensitivity protein SseB: MNTAWPGNELEEALAASLGVDGAGARLIEVLGRSEVWVPLPNGGGPESTSLDLPTMDIEGGAYVPVFSSAAQFRQCAGEHMAFTVAPAREFARGLPPQLGVVVNPGGLVGMPLPPLAVAELCRTGRGPLDGPLDGPLDGPPVGGRVRLFEPDWQEDPVDFLAAAAAEFETTGVVVSARRTLASVEGEPPVLFIGVQLSSFEGDGRNVPMDALGRALGRVPVGWPVNLLLLDMAQDPVADWLTSRVRPFYQRG, translated from the coding sequence GTGAACACAGCATGGCCGGGCAACGAGTTGGAAGAGGCGCTCGCCGCCTCGCTCGGGGTCGACGGAGCGGGCGCACGACTCATAGAGGTGCTCGGGCGCAGCGAGGTGTGGGTCCCGCTGCCCAACGGCGGCGGCCCCGAGAGCACTTCGCTCGATCTGCCCACGATGGACATCGAGGGCGGCGCGTATGTCCCGGTGTTCAGCTCGGCGGCACAGTTCCGCCAGTGCGCCGGCGAGCACATGGCCTTCACCGTCGCCCCGGCCCGGGAATTCGCCCGCGGTCTGCCGCCGCAGCTCGGCGTGGTGGTCAACCCGGGCGGCCTGGTCGGCATGCCGCTGCCGCCGCTCGCCGTCGCCGAGCTGTGCCGGACGGGCCGCGGCCCGCTGGACGGCCCGCTGGACGGCCCGCTGGACGGCCCGCCGGTCGGTGGCCGGGTGCGGCTCTTCGAGCCGGACTGGCAGGAGGACCCGGTCGACTTCCTCGCCGCGGCGGCGGCCGAGTTCGAGACGACGGGCGTGGTCGTCTCCGCCCGGCGCACCCTCGCCAGCGTCGAGGGCGAGCCGCCGGTCCTCTTCATCGGCGTCCAGCTCTCGTCCTTCGAGGGCGACGGGCGCAATGTGCCGATGGACGCGCTCGGCCGCGCGCTCGGCCGGGTCCCGGTCGGCTGGCCGGTCAATCTCCTGCTGCTCGACATGGCCCAGGACCCCGTCGCCGACTGGCTGACCTCCCGGGTGCGCCCCTTCTACCAGCGCGGCTGA
- a CDS encoding trimeric intracellular cation channel family protein codes for MLHDLFTPSVQHALDLVGIFVFAISGALLAVRRNFDVFGMAVLAEITALGGGLLRDLVIGAVPPAAFTDLGYFSMPLVATALVFFLHPQVERIQNAVNVFDAAGLGLFCVTGTTKAYAYGLGLTSSVVLGLATAVGGGVLRDVLANEVPSLLRWDRDLYAVPALVGASIVALCIRFDALNALTSTLAVVTAFVLRLLAMRFHWRAPRAWNRRSAAEEGPEA; via the coding sequence GTGCTCCATGACCTGTTCACCCCCTCCGTCCAGCACGCGCTCGATCTCGTCGGGATCTTCGTCTTCGCGATCTCCGGCGCGCTGCTCGCCGTACGCCGCAACTTCGACGTGTTCGGCATGGCGGTGCTGGCCGAGATCACCGCGCTGGGCGGCGGGCTGCTGCGCGACCTGGTCATCGGGGCCGTACCGCCGGCCGCCTTCACGGACCTCGGCTACTTCTCGATGCCGCTGGTGGCGACCGCGCTGGTCTTCTTCCTGCATCCGCAGGTCGAACGTATCCAGAACGCGGTCAACGTCTTCGACGCCGCCGGTCTCGGGCTCTTCTGCGTCACGGGGACGACCAAGGCGTACGCGTACGGTCTCGGTCTGACCTCGTCCGTCGTGCTCGGGCTGGCCACGGCGGTCGGGGGCGGGGTACTGCGGGACGTCCTCGCCAACGAGGTGCCCTCGCTGCTGCGCTGGGACCGCGATCTGTACGCCGTACCGGCCCTCGTGGGCGCGTCGATCGTGGCGCTCTGCATCCGCTTCGACGCGCTGAACGCGCTGACCAGCACGCTCGCCGTGGTGACCGCGTTTGTGCTGCGGCTGCTGGCGATGCGCTTCCACTGGCGGGCGCCGCGTGCCTGGAACCGGCGGTCGGCGGCGGAGGAGGGGCCGGAGGCGTGA